Genomic segment of Kogia breviceps isolate mKogBre1 chromosome 9, mKogBre1 haplotype 1, whole genome shotgun sequence:
gtaaagcttttgatttctccatcaaatctgaatgagagccttgctgggtagagtattcttggttgtaggttcttcctttttatcactttaaatatatcatgtgacctttcttctggcctgcagagtttctgctgagaaatcagctgataccttatgggagttcccttgtatgctatttgtcatttttcccttgttgcttttaaaattttttcttttgtttaatttttgtcagtttgattactgtgtgtcttggcatgttcctccttcagtttatcctgcctgggactctgtgtgcttcctggacttgggtgtctgtttcctttcccatgttagggaagttttcagcgattatctcttcaaatattttctcaggtcctttctgtctctcttctccttttgggacccctataatgcgaatgttggtgcatttaatgatgtcccagaggtctcttagactgttctcatttcttttcattctttttttgtttattcttttcacactgtgatttccaccattctgtcttccaggtcacttatccgttcttctgcctcacttattctgctattgattccttttagtgtatttttcatttcagttattgttcatctctgtttgttctttagttttctaggtctttgttaaacatttcttgcatcttctcgatccttgcctccattctttttctgagatcttagatcatcttcactatcattattctgaattatttttctggtaggttggctatctccacttttcttcattgttcttctgggatttcatctttttccttcatctgggacaaaTTCCTCTGTCATCTCCTTTTGACTGACTTTCTGTGATTGCACTTTCCATCCTGTAGGCTACAGTATTGTGGTTCTTGGTTCTGCTGtctaccctctggtggatgaggctgtctaagaggctggcaggcttcctgatgggtgGGGATGTGTTCCCGTCCTgttggttatttggcctgaggtgacccagcactggagcctacaggatGTTTGGTGGGGCTGACGGTtgcctctgggagggctcatgctgATGGGTGCTCCCCAGAACtgttgctgccagtgtccttgtccccgcagtgagacacagccaccccctgcctctgcaggcaacctccaatactagcaggtaggtctggcccagtctcttcTGGGGTCACTGCTTTTACCCCCTCGGTCCTGGTGTGCATGAAATTTTGCttgtgccctccaggagtggagtttctctttcccccagttctgtggaAGTCCTGCTATCAAACCCCGCTGGCTCTCAAAGCCGGATTCTCAGGAGACTTCTCCTCCCGCTCCCAGACTCCCGGGCTAGGAAGCCTGTTGTGggactcagaactttcactcctgtgggagaacttctgtggtataattgttttccagttgtgGTCACCCActggtgggtatgggatttgatttgattgtgcccctcctactgtcttgttgtggcttcttcgtctttggatgtaggatatcctttttggtaggttccagcattttttAGTCGATGGTTATTCAGcatttagttgtgattttggtgtttcggTAAGAAGGGGgtgagctcacatccttctaCTTCACTATCTTGAGCTAATCTCCAGAATCTGTTCTTCTTTAGAATCTATTCTTTTCCACCTTTGGCAGTACTCTTATGCTAATTAAGTTCCCAGAGTTCACTGATTGACTGTCTCTGTTATTCAAACTGTGATGTAATTTGTTTGATTAGGGAGTTAATTCATCCAAAATCATTAGTTGTTGTTGTCTTGGGCTTCATTTCTCACTTAGTGATATTTCTTCAGTTCACTCCACTTTGAAAATTATTCTCACAGATGGATAAAACAagcaagaaaaaaggaataataatagaTTTACTTTCTTTTGTTTAACGGTATAATAATATCCCCAAGCAGTTATTCTATTTCCTCCATCTCTGCACTTTTGCTTTAGGTTTTTTACAACGCTTGGGTCATTCCAGATATCTTGCCACAATGTTTTAGGTGTCTGTTACCATATTGAATTAGTTTttacatgtcatttaaaaaatttaggctTATCAGAGAATTTACTTTGTAGTCATACATATCTCTACATTCTCATAAAGTTAGtcatatgacttttattttttacttatagtTCTTGTTCCTTCCATTACAGTTTAATGTAGTGCTTTCAAGAACATAGGTTTTGGAATCAgatataaatttgaattttagctcTGCCTCTTAATGACTTTATGTCCTTGTTAAATTAATAATCCTCTCTGAACTAGTTGATTCATAatacaaatgaggaaaagaatAGTTGCCTTACAAGATTTTGTTGGGATTTTATAAAGTTAATACATTTAAGAAACTTAACTTAGTGCTTGGCATTTAACAAGCTGTAAATAAATTGTAGATATTATTGGAGTTTTCCTATCTCTAAGGATTTTGAAATCAGCTTTCCTAAAAAGTAGGGCACTTGTCTAGCTATGCTCATTGTTCCTTACTTTGAATTATAGACTTCAAGTTGCTGCTTCTCATCATTTCTACTCTTACTATTTTGATTTAGGTTCAGAAGAGtgattcctttcttttaaacatctttactgagataaaattcacGTATatagttcacccatttaaagtacacAGTTCACTGATTTTTAGTATATGCACAGAGTTATGCATCTGTCATCAgtatctaattccaaaacattttcatcaccccagaaagaaaccccgtGACTATTAGTAGTCATTCTATAGTCCTCCTTTCTTCCAGCCCTTGGAAATCTAATCTACTTCCTATgtttatggatttgcctattctgaacattacatataaatggaattcatGCAGTATGTggcattttgtgtctggcttctttcacttagtataatgttctcAACATTCAGGTatacttcatttctctttatggccaaataatCCATTCTATGCAtacagcacctttttttttttttttttttttttttttgcggtatgcgggcctctcactgctgtggcctcttccgatgcggagcacaggctccggacgcgcaggctcagtggccatggctcacgggcccagctgctccgcggcacgtgggatcctcccggaccggggcacgaaccggtgtcccctgcatcggcaggcggactcccaaccactgccctaccagggaagccctatagcacatttttaaaattaattcatcagttgatgaacaattgggttgtttccagtttggggctagtatgaataatgctgctatgaaagtttgtgtgcaagtttttgtgtagacatctgttttcatttattttgagtatatacttaggagtaatttttttttaacctttcaagGAACTGTACagcaattgggagattgggattgacatatatacactaatatgtataaagtagataactaataagaaactgctgtataaaataaataaataaaattgagaacaAAAGGAGTTGGGAGGCCAGAAGGAGGAGCTCTCTCGCCCTACCACTAGTAGTCAGTTGCAGACCCAACAGGAGGAGACATACCTCGCATCTCCAACAGGAAGAAGGTTACTACTGTACTAccccagcagaaggaaggaagattcTCCTTGCAATAACCTTGCCAATGGGACTGTCATTACTCAGCCAATAAAAAACCACTACAGCTTCCAATTTGCAGGACTCTGATGCACTTTTTATTTGTAACAGCCTTCCCAACTCCACCATCTCCTCTATAAGAGAAACGTTCATCTTCTTTGTTCTCTGGACTTAACTGTGGTTCACCATGGATTGTATACCCCaaattgcatttctttgataGTCCCGAATAAACCAGTTcaactggttttaaaaaaaaaaaaaaaaaaaaaaaaaaaaaaaaaaaaaaaaaaaaaaggaactgtacagcaaagtgaatcagctatatgtatacatatagcccctctttttcatatttccttccagtttcgtttgttattgagttttgagaggttttttttttttttttttttttttgtggtacgcaggcctcacactgttgtggcttctcctgttgtggagcacaggctccggacgcacaggctcagcagctatggctcacgggcccagccgctccgcggcatgtggtatcttcgcagaccagggcacgaacctgtcttgcattggcaggcggacttgcattggcaggcggactctcaaccagtgcaccaccagggaagcccgagatttctTTATGTAATCTGGATTTAGATTCTTTATTTAAatcctttatataattttttttgaattttatttttggctgcattgggtctttgctgcatgTGAGCttactctagttgcggtgagcgggggctgctcttcattgtggtgtgtgggcttctcattgccgtggcttctcttgtttcggagcacgggcgctaggcctgcgggcttcagcagttgtggcacacgggctcagtagctgtggctcacaagctctagagcacagactcagcagttgtggcacatgggcttagttgctctgccacatgtgggatcttcccagaccagggctcgaacccgtgtcccctgccttggcaggtggattcttaaccactgtgccaccagggaagcccccagtagatggtttgcaaacatttctTCACAGCCTGTGGTTTCTCATTTTGGGTTCATAATACTGTCTTTTgaagagaagtttttaattttcatgaagtctcatttatctgttttcttttatggattgtgcatTTGTTATCAtagctaagaaatctttgcctactctAGGTCACAAAGGttctctcctatattttcttctagaagttttatagccttgggttttacatttaggtctatgattttGAGTTACCTTTTCATGGATGCTTGCTATTGGATTTTTTAGTGTCACTGCATTGCCTCTAGTTAACTCAGCTCTCACCCCAAAAattcatgaaatttttaaaatgaatacatgaacTTAATTTAGTTGGTAAGGTAAACTCTTAAGGTGAATTTTCAATTATGAGATGAATTTAATACAGATTCTTGCAGAGGATATATTCATAGCTTTTCATAGTTTATTTAATGCGGTAAAATTATCTTCATATTGCCAGTTTCACATATAAGTATTCACAAGTTATAACTGATAAaatgttgttaaaataaaaagccagcatttactttaaattataatttgcatgaaaatgtaaacatttctctgttgagaaaataaaatacaaaatcagtTTAATATTTTGCAAGCATCAGTAATTAGCAATAAGAGGTTACTTCTGCCCCCTCAAGACCTTCCTTCCTGCTGTTGTTCCTCTTTCTGGACCAGTTACCGGTGTATTTCATTGCTTCTCCAAGTCTTTGTGCAAATGGCACTTGCAGTGAGGCCTTCCCCTGGCCACACTGTTTAAAATTACAGTCCCTCCTTTCAGTAGTCCTGGTTCtacttcctgctttatttttctcatagctCTTTTACTGTCCTCTGCatgaattttacttatttgtccCCCCTGTCAGAATTTAAGGCCCCTGAGGGCAGTGTTTTGTTTACTGATGTATGTCTATCACCTAAAATGGTGCCTAGCATATAGTATGTGCTCAGTACTTGTTGAGTTAATGAATATTAACTTATATATGTTTGTCACAGTGTTAATTTTAAACCTCAGAGTTTCTAATAGGAACATATTAACACAAGAAAATATCTTACAATAAACtgtaagatgatttttttttaacatttgctaTAGAAGcctttatttttatgacttttttattattattatttgcagggCTCAGTTTGGCAAAGACTTGGTGCAGACGTGACAGCAGTTGAGTTTTTGGGTCATGTTGGTGGAATTGGAATTGATATGGAGATATCTAAAAACTTTCAACGCATCCTTCAAAAACaaggatttaaatttaaattgaataCCAAAGTCACTGGTGCTACTAAGAAGTCAGATGGAAAAATTGATGTTTCGTAAGTATGCTACATTTGTTTTTGTTACGATACCCTTCTGTGCgtttctttaagaaaaacattcAGTTTCTAGGATCAGATTCTTCTGTAACTTAATACCATTTTACTGTGTAGTATAACTCAGTATTGCTTATCAAGTCAGTCCATTGAAATTCACGATTGCATTGATAGAAAAATTAAGCCAGTGTTCTCATTTGTAATGTACTTTTTCATAGTATACATTCAGAAAAATTTAAACTCAACATTCAGTAAagttaattcagtatttttagacAGATACATGGGGAAATCAGTAATATTATTGATTCAGTTGCTTACTGTGTGCTTGGCATTCTGTTTGTATAACActgaaataacttgcctaaggtcacatagctggtggGGGCAGAAGCACTGCTTGAACTTGGATCTGTCGGACTCTAAGACTTAATGTTCTTAAACTGTGTTATATAGCCTGTTGTTGTGAGGTTCTATGGTAGACCCCTAGAGgatatgtacatttttctttgCCTGACCCTTATGTTTGTATTTATAATAAACTTACACTGTTAGAAGTATTATCAATACTTGAGAAATGTCTGGTCTTAAATTTCCAAGTCTGTGAGCTATTCATGTAGATGTGTGTTCAACAGTTATACACTGTTCATTATCTAGTATTGAAGCTGCTTCTGGTGGTAAAGCTGAAGTTATCACTTGTGATGTACTCCTGGTTTGCATTGGCCGACGACCCTTTACTAAGAATTTGGGACTAGAGGAGCTTGGAATTGAGCTGGATCCTAGAGGTAGAATTCCAGTAAATACCAGATTCCAAACTAAAATTCCAAAGTAAGTTGGACACTTACCTGCATTTTCAGTAATTTTAAGCAAACACTATTTTGAAAATAAGGCTTTTGTCATGCTTAAAAAGTACATTGGCTTTGGGGAAGAACAGTAAACTTATAATACGTAAAAGCAAAAGtaattaattgaattttttcACTACCCAAAGATTAGAACCTGAACTCACAGATATTTGAAGAGctgtatttggtttattttttggtGACTTTATAACTAGAAACGTTTATTTTGTTACCCTGGTATAACTGTAGATGAGTGTCTGTGATTTCAGAAGTTGACTGTTTCTTTTGATCTCTGTGGCAGTATCTATGCAATCGGCGATGTGGTTGCTGGTCCAATGCTGGCTCACAAAGCAGAGGATGAAGGCATTATCTGTGTTGAAGGGATGGCTGGTGGCGCTGTGCACATTGACTACAATTGTGTACCATCGGTGATTTACACACACCCGGAAGTTGCTTGGGTTGGCAAATCAGAAGAGCAGTTGAAAGAAGAGGTAATTCTGAATGAGAGTAGTTTTCCTTTAATGTGTGATTTGAGTTGAcaccagtggttgagaatcctttcGTTATTGCATTAATGCATTTTAATAACTATGTAGAACATTATAGGTaagtttgtataattttttactttGTGAGTATCTTAAAGGAGATCATTTGGTTGCCTGTATTCAAAAACTAGTAATTCCAGAGCTCTTATATTTGGCTTTGAAATATATCCAGGTGGGCTGACATTTGCATTTGCTTGTGTTTGTacccaaaatatatttcaataacaaGCCTTTTGGTCTTTCCTTCTTTATGCTTTGTGAAGAATTGCCTTCTTGGGATTTATTTTCTGAAGAAACGGTGGACGCTTTCACCAAATGGGAATGAATTTTTTGATAGTTATGTACGTTCTCATTTTCTGCTTCTCACAGGGTATTGAGTACAAAGTTGGGAAATTCCCATTTGCTGCTAACAGCAGAGCTAAGACAAACGCTGACACAGATGGCATGGTGAAGATACTTGGGCAGAAGTCAACAGACCGAGTATTGGGAGCACATATTCTAGGACCAGTGAGTACTGTAAAACCAGAAATCCCACTAGGATTTCTGGAAAGCAGTGTTATTTAGTAGATTAATTTAAAACCACCTGGTGTTTACATTCTGCGGTTAGTGTTTACTAGCAAAAGTTTGAATATGGCTTCTTCATGCATCGTTTCTAGCACTGACATTCCTGCCCATCGTATCATCTGCAttccatgctgcaactaagattaTCACTTTAAAACGTACAGCAGGCCATTTGCCTGCTTAAAACTCTAGTGGTCCTTTCTGCTACAGCCTTATATAAAAGGTCCCACTGAATTTAGCCATGGTTACTTTTCTGACATCTCTTTCCACTCATCCCCTTTGCTCATTAATTCCCTGTCTCATGGGCCTTCTCTCAATTTCTTAACAGGCTGAGCTTGTTCCCATGTTAAAGCCTTTGTTCTAGAATCCTCTGCCTTCACATCTTTGCGTGACTGGCTTATTATTCAGGTCTTAGCTCAGGTGTTACCTTCTAAGAGAAGCCTTTCCTGCCACTGCACATGAGGTATGCCCTCCCCTAGGTATCTGGTGCATCAGTAATGATACTAGAACatttgagtgcttactctgtaaCAGTTGTTCCTAGATGCATGCATTAACTTTAGTTTCCatgaccctgtgaggtaggtggtGGTGTTCCCATTTTTGAGGTGAATAAACGGGCCGAAGCACAGAGTCAGTGAGTGGTTAGGGCGGTAAATGGTAGGAGTTGAATCCAGGCCTCTCGCTTCAGAGCCCAGGCTCTTAACTTCTGAACTGCTTTTTTCTGTTAAGCTTTTTCTGACTGGAGGCAATTAGCTGTTCTAATGTCTCGTATTAGAAGGTAGTTGTTTTTGCCATAGAAACAAAATTACTTcttggtttattattttaaagggtGCTGGTGAAATGATAAATGAAGCTGCTCTTGCACTGGAATATGGAGCATCCTGTGAAGATatagctagagtctgtcatgcacaTCCGGTAACAACATATGCAATTAATGGCTATCTCAAGTTTCTTCTGATTCACAAATACTTGGCTTTTAATTCTAAATTTCTTCCCTTTGCAGACCTTATCAGAAGCTTTTAGAGAAGCAAACCTGGCTGCATCATTTGGCAAATCGATCAACTTTTAAATTAGAagattatatttttctgaaatttcctGGGAGCTTTTATAGAGGTAACATTTCTGAACAGGAAATGCTCACAGCTCCAAGAATTTCTAGGACTCAATTATGAAACTTGTGGAAGGTATTTAATAGGTTTGGATAGAATGGAATAATCtcatatctatattttaaataaatttaatattttatttcactgcGTTAATATTGCAGAAAAAAGCTACTTATAGTAGCATCCTGGAAATATTCTTCAACCCATATTTTCATGCTGTTTATGAAAGGCTCAACTTCACTGAATTTATGCTAAGTAGCTTTTATCTCTGATACAGGATTTACTTACATGGATGGAGCTGGAGTATGGTATGTGAACAGCTGTGTTTGAAACAAGGTGATCAAGTTATTTTAAACTTGGTTTTCACATTGGAAACAGTCAGAATAAGTTAAATATGTATAAACTGAACTGatgtaaataaaaaatgatgGTCTATCAGTTATTTTAATCCCGAAAGTCTTGGCTGTTAGAGGTAGAATTTGTGTTTAGATTTTTAAGGTTCTAGTGAGGTCTGCAGTCTGAAGTAGTATCATTGACCAAAGTAAGGCAGTATATATATGAAATTCATATATTAAGTGGAGAAGCAATGTATTACAGTGGGAAATTAAGATATGGAAATAAACATGtcttaaatattcatttactGGTTATTCTGAGTGGATGTCAAGATGGTCCTAGATTTTTTATGACTACCTCTACCATACTTTCTTgtttattactctttttttttttttttttttttttggcgttacacgggcctctcccgttgcagagcgcaggctcagcggccatgggtcacgggcccagccgctccacggcatgtgggatcctcccagaccggggcacgaacccgcgtcccctgcatcagcaggcggactctcaaccactgcgccaccagggaagccctattactctttattattgcttttataGGCCTGGATAGATCTTTTTTTCCCACACTGTAGGACAGtattaaagtatttaaaaggTCATTATCCTTTCGTATGTTCTAGTGATACCTActaaatgtttaacatttatttttggagAAACAACATAAGGGAATCTTTAATCTGTTGTCTTAAGTGGATTGCCAGTGTATCCTGGCTGGGtaaaatctatttctttaaagagtgctataaaattatatttattgataaatatttaaaatggctgtttcttaaaacaaataacaaagtGTTGAATACTATGTAGACTTGATTATAACTAAATTTAAGAATCATTTCAGATTCATTCATCATATTTGATATAGCATAAATTTCTAAAGAAAGTAAATTATCTTAAGGAACTGAAATATGCAAACCAGAAGTTCACTTGATTGcaatttaaaagttatatattgTCTTAAGGAAAGTTTGGAGAATGTAATTCATGAGCAGAAAGCTGTATGGAATAAGAAATCATCAGTTGATCCAtagataaaaggaaaatgttttgtaGCCTTCaggtttttattgatttatatgtaggtcacattttcctttttcttcacctgTCCAGTGCTCTTGAATTGTATTATGGTCATTATAAATGGATACATTGTAAAGACTGGATTCTGTTACATACCTCtgaaaaatactgaattttttaGTGGGCATTAACTTTTTTAGTGGGCATTTAACAAACTCTTGTTGTCTTTGTGCGTGcatgtgcgcgcgcgtgtgtgtgtgtgtgtgtgtgtgtgtgtgtgtgtgtgtgtaggcggAGGGCGGGTGGACAGCTGAAATCTCTACGCAGTTGTTTTAGCTTTACTTGGGCTACCTGAAGTTTGTGCCATGTACGTAAAGTTCACAGGTCAGCCAGAGATTGGACAAGGGATATGCAGAATTTATACCGCTTTTCTGGGGTTCCTCCCCTCATATTTCAGTTGCTGTTAGTTACCCCAAACTCTGTTCTCCGATTCCTTAACCAGTAAAACTTGGCTTCTCTCCAAGTTGCTACTTGGGATCTCCCCTCAGtgaaaagctattaaaaatggaaatgtcaCACAAGGCTGTTATTTGAGTGCAACGCGCACCCCCCTCTTCTGCCTACTTTTGGTTGTTGTCCAGTAcctttacttttcaaaaatatattttattcagagTTTTCAGTTGTTATCTGTAGGAGTAGTGGTCTGATATGTGCTACTTGCCATTATCGGTAATGAACTctgcatctttttaaaatctgaagtcCTGATATTATGTGAAGTGCTAATTATTTAAACCTCAAACGTGTCCCCTACTCTAGGTAGAAAGATTTTGATGAGGGACTAGTGAAATTTAATTTAACACAAAGTCCTAGCTG
This window contains:
- the DLD gene encoding dihydrolipoyl dehydrogenase, mitochondrial — encoded protein: MQSWSRVYCSLAKRGHFSRISHGLQGVSVMPLRTYADQPIDADVTVIGSGPGGYVAAIKAAQLGFKAVCVEKNETLGGTCLNVGCIPSKALLNNSHYYHMAHGKDFASRGIEMSEVRLNLEKMMEQKSNAVKTLTGGIAHLFKQNKVARVNGYGKITGKNQVTATKADGSTQIIDTKNILIATGSEVTPFPGITIDEDTVVSSTGALSLKKVPEKMVVIGAGVIGVELGSVWQRLGADVTAVEFLGHVGGIGIDMEISKNFQRILQKQGFKFKLNTKVTGATKKSDGKIDVSIEAASGGKAEVITCDVLLVCIGRRPFTKNLGLEELGIELDPRGRIPVNTRFQTKIPNIYAIGDVVAGPMLAHKAEDEGIICVEGMAGGAVHIDYNCVPSVIYTHPEVAWVGKSEEQLKEEGIEYKVGKFPFAANSRAKTNADTDGMVKILGQKSTDRVLGAHILGPGAGEMINEAALALEYGASCEDIARVCHAHPTLSEAFREANLAASFGKSINF